Proteins encoded within one genomic window of Candidatus Brevundimonas colombiensis:
- a CDS encoding LysR family transcriptional regulator yields the protein MQTNGADRARELEVFAAVAQSGSFSAAGRALGLTPSAVSRTIDRIEARLGVRLMLRTTRLLTLTAEGQAYLGAARRILADLDDAEQSIADQGAPRGRIRVSAALAHGRLVVVPLLGEFVRRYPHILVDINLTDTVVDVAAGQADVAIRFGPLADSPLTARRLGETGRIIVASPEYLARRGTPQVPEDLLDHDCLNFNFRRTEPVWPFRRDGRDYALTVRGSVEANNGETLTQLAMGGVGVTRVGAFSVGDAVESGRLVPLLEAFNPGDREQIHAVFVGGANMPARVRVFVDFLAERLR from the coding sequence ATGCAGACGAATGGCGCGGATCGGGCGCGGGAACTGGAGGTTTTTGCGGCTGTGGCGCAAAGCGGCAGCTTCTCCGCCGCCGGGCGCGCCTTGGGGCTGACGCCGTCAGCGGTCAGCCGGACGATCGACCGGATCGAGGCGCGTCTGGGCGTGCGGCTGATGCTGCGGACCACGCGACTGCTGACCCTGACGGCGGAAGGTCAGGCCTATCTGGGTGCAGCGCGTCGGATACTGGCCGATCTTGATGATGCGGAGCAGAGCATCGCCGATCAGGGCGCGCCGCGCGGCCGCATCCGGGTCAGTGCGGCGCTGGCGCACGGACGTCTGGTGGTCGTGCCGCTGCTGGGCGAGTTCGTGCGGCGCTATCCGCATATTCTGGTCGATATCAACCTGACGGATACGGTGGTCGATGTGGCGGCGGGTCAGGCGGATGTGGCGATCCGGTTCGGGCCGCTGGCCGACAGTCCGCTGACCGCGCGGCGCCTGGGCGAGACGGGGCGGATCATCGTCGCCTCGCCCGAGTATCTGGCCCGCCGAGGGACGCCGCAGGTTCCAGAGGATTTGCTGGATCACGACTGCCTGAACTTCAACTTTCGCCGCACCGAACCGGTCTGGCCATTCCGCAGGGACGGGCGCGACTATGCCCTGACGGTGAGGGGATCGGTCGAGGCCAACAATGGCGAAACCCTGACCCAACTGGCGATGGGCGGGGTCGGGGTGACGCGTGTCGGCGCCTTCAGCGTGGGGGATGCGGTCGAGAGCGGGCGGTTGGTCCCCCTTTTGGAGGCGTTCAATCCGGGCGACCGCGAGCAGATCCACGCCGTATTTGTCGGCGGCGCGAACATGCCGGCGCGGGTGCGGGTGTTTGTCGACTTCCTGGCCGAACGTCTGCGCTAA
- a CDS encoding DUF3606 domain-containing protein: MAGLKDKRGFIDKDRLDLSERQAVEYWMKRWGVTRDQITAAHRKVGRMTKDIAAELGKKR, encoded by the coding sequence ATGGCGGGACTGAAGGACAAGCGCGGCTTCATCGACAAGGACCGGCTGGACCTGTCCGAGCGTCAGGCCGTCGAATACTGGATGAAGCGCTGGGGCGTGACGCGCGACCAGATCACCGCCGCCCACCGCAAGGTCGGCCGCATGACCAAGGACATCGCCGCCGAACTGGGCAAGAAACGCTGA
- a CDS encoding 50S ribosomal protein L11 methyltransferase: protein MSESAVQIIARGARNAAESAAEAVDADVLLEGATYSILEEDEDKQIWRIDGFPTTDEEAERMAAILRDHGGLEVVVEKLADADWLAMSLSGLPPVEAGRFFVYGAHDQGKVPEGRVNLKIDAGAAFGTGHHGTTVGCLEAFDTLLKTERFDKVLDVGCGTGVLAIAAAKTGTPIAVGTDIDEPSARIANENAEINDAKCDFYFADGLSDPRIAQHAPYDLVFANILAAPLVHLAPEIGAALKSGGVAILSGLLRTQEERVLEAYLPLGFVVEQTIHHDAWSALQLRKA, encoded by the coding sequence ATGTCCGAGTCTGCAGTTCAGATAATCGCGCGCGGCGCGCGAAACGCGGCTGAAAGCGCCGCCGAAGCGGTCGACGCCGACGTCCTGCTGGAAGGCGCGACCTATTCCATCCTTGAGGAAGACGAGGACAAGCAAATCTGGCGCATCGACGGCTTCCCCACCACGGACGAAGAGGCCGAACGCATGGCCGCCATCCTGCGCGATCACGGCGGGCTTGAGGTCGTGGTCGAAAAGCTGGCCGACGCCGACTGGCTGGCCATGTCGCTGTCCGGCCTCCCGCCGGTCGAGGCGGGGCGTTTCTTCGTCTATGGCGCGCACGACCAGGGCAAGGTGCCGGAAGGCCGTGTGAACCTGAAGATCGACGCGGGCGCCGCCTTCGGGACCGGCCACCACGGCACGACCGTCGGCTGTCTGGAAGCCTTCGACACTCTGCTGAAGACCGAACGCTTCGATAAGGTGCTGGACGTCGGCTGCGGCACCGGCGTTCTGGCCATTGCTGCGGCCAAGACGGGCACGCCCATCGCCGTCGGCACCGACATCGACGAGCCGTCGGCCCGCATCGCCAATGAGAACGCCGAGATCAACGACGCCAAATGCGACTTCTATTTCGCTGATGGCCTCAGCGATCCGCGCATCGCTCAGCACGCGCCCTATGACCTGGTGTTCGCCAACATCCTGGCCGCACCGCTGGTGCATCTGGCGCCCGAGATCGGCGCGGCGCTGAAGTCGGGCGGGGTCGCCATCCTGTCGGGCCTGCTGAGGACGCAGGAGGAGCGGGTGCTGGAGGCCTATCTGCCGCTGGGCTTCGTCGTCGAACAGACCATCCACCACGACGCCTGGAGCGCCCTGCAACTGCGCAAGGCCTGA
- a CDS encoding aminopeptidase P family protein, with amino-acid sequence MRQTFDETTDPSFGAKHLPLLRAEMAKQGLDGFLIPHEDEHQNEYLPDANERLAWATGFTGSAGAAVVFQDRASMFTDGRYTVQVKAQTDPALFERRDLNDVAAYLETAAKGAVIGYDPRLHSPDALVGFKAAAEKAGAALKPVDANPLDLAWGTDRPAQPTAPVVPHEDAYSGESHASKRARIGKAAADAGADAVVLTAPMSIAWLFNVRGGDVIRSPLPIGQAVVEADGRARLFLNPAKVTNELPQWLGDAVQLEAPERLGEALDGLAGRKVMIDPSLSSAWYFDRLEQAGATVVRAMDPCAVPRAVKNAVEIEGSRKAHIRDGAALSRFLHWVDTVAQDTLPDEREVVETLERFREETGALKDLSFDTIAGAGPNGALPHYKPVGATIRKVEKGSLLLVDGGGQYLDGTTDVTRTMAIGEPTEDQKRKFTLVLKSHIAMATIRFPAGTSGMALDAIARAPMWAAGLDYDHGTGHGVGSYLGVHEGPQRIAKWGTSQPLLEGMILSNEPGYYREGHWGIRIETLQVVTPAVVPEGGERPMHGFEQLTFAPIDRRLIAVDLLTPDERAYVDAYHAETLAKVGPLLDGEARDWLETACAPL; translated from the coding sequence ATGCGCCAGACTTTCGACGAAACCACCGACCCGTCCTTCGGGGCCAAACACCTGCCGCTGCTGCGCGCCGAGATGGCGAAACAGGGGCTGGATGGCTTCCTGATCCCGCACGAGGACGAGCATCAGAACGAGTATCTGCCCGACGCCAACGAGCGGCTGGCCTGGGCCACCGGCTTCACCGGCTCGGCCGGGGCGGCGGTGGTGTTCCAGGATCGGGCCAGCATGTTCACCGACGGCCGATACACCGTGCAGGTGAAGGCCCAGACCGATCCGGCCCTGTTCGAACGGCGCGACCTGAACGATGTCGCCGCCTATCTGGAGACGGCGGCCAAGGGGGCGGTCATCGGTTACGATCCGCGTTTGCACAGCCCCGACGCCCTGGTCGGTTTCAAGGCGGCGGCCGAGAAGGCGGGCGCCGCGCTGAAGCCCGTGGACGCCAATCCGCTGGACCTGGCCTGGGGGACGGATCGTCCGGCCCAGCCGACGGCGCCGGTCGTGCCGCACGAGGATGCCTATTCCGGCGAAAGCCATGCGTCCAAGCGGGCGCGGATCGGCAAGGCCGCAGCCGATGCGGGCGCGGACGCCGTGGTCCTGACCGCGCCCATGTCCATCGCCTGGCTGTTCAATGTGCGCGGCGGCGACGTGATCCGCTCGCCCCTGCCGATCGGTCAGGCCGTGGTCGAGGCGGACGGTCGGGCGCGGCTGTTCCTGAACCCGGCCAAGGTGACGAATGAACTGCCGCAATGGCTGGGCGACGCGGTCCAGCTGGAGGCGCCCGAGCGGCTGGGCGAGGCGCTGGACGGGCTGGCCGGGCGCAAGGTGATGATCGATCCGTCCCTGTCCTCGGCCTGGTATTTCGACCGCCTGGAGCAGGCGGGGGCGACGGTGGTGCGGGCGATGGACCCGTGCGCCGTGCCGCGCGCCGTCAAGAATGCGGTCGAGATCGAAGGCAGCCGCAAGGCCCATATCCGCGATGGGGCGGCGCTGAGCCGGTTCCTGCACTGGGTCGATACGGTGGCGCAGGACACCCTGCCGGACGAGCGCGAGGTGGTCGAGACGCTGGAACGGTTCCGCGAGGAGACCGGCGCGCTGAAGGACCTGAGCTTCGACACCATCGCCGGGGCCGGGCCGAACGGCGCCTTGCCGCACTACAAGCCGGTCGGCGCCACGATCCGCAAGGTCGAGAAGGGTTCGCTGCTGCTGGTGGACGGCGGCGGCCAGTATCTGGACGGCACGACCGACGTGACCCGCACCATGGCCATCGGCGAGCCGACCGAGGATCAGAAACGCAAGTTCACCCTGGTCCTGAAATCGCACATCGCCATGGCCACCATCCGCTTCCCCGCCGGGACCAGCGGCATGGCGCTGGACGCCATCGCCCGCGCGCCGATGTGGGCTGCGGGGCTGGATTATGATCACGGCACGGGACACGGCGTCGGCAGCTATCTGGGCGTCCACGAGGGACCGCAGCGGATCGCCAAATGGGGCACCAGCCAGCCGCTGCTGGAAGGGATGATCCTGTCCAACGAGCCGGGCTATTACCGCGAAGGCCATTGGGGCATCCGCATCGAGACGCTGCAGGTGGTGACGCCGGCCGTGGTGCCGGAGGGCGGCGAGCGGCCGATGCACGGGTTCGAACAGCTGACGTTCGCGCCCATCGACCGCAGGCTGATCGCCGTCGATCTGCTGACGCCTGACGAACGGGCCTATGTCGACGCCTATCACGCCGAGACCCTGGCCAAGGTCGGGCCTCTGCTGGACGGAGAGGCGCGGGACTGGCTGGAGACGGCCTGCGCGCCGCTGTGA
- a CDS encoding CidA/LrgA family protein has translation MTMIGAIALLLFCQLAGEVIHRLTGLPLPGAVIGLMLLLGWLALVPKERPTLKAVTAWLTAHLSIMFVPAAVGLIDEGAPLSRYGVGILAATAVSTLLTMVVTALVFRWAVKRFGPPEPQPETVEEAAS, from the coding sequence ATGACCATGATCGGGGCCATCGCCCTGCTGTTGTTCTGTCAGTTGGCGGGTGAGGTCATTCACCGGCTGACCGGCCTGCCGCTGCCGGGCGCGGTGATCGGGCTGATGCTGCTGCTGGGCTGGTTGGCGCTGGTTCCGAAGGAGCGACCGACGCTGAAGGCGGTGACGGCCTGGCTGACGGCGCATCTGTCGATCATGTTCGTGCCGGCGGCGGTGGGATTGATCGATGAGGGCGCGCCTCTGTCGCGATACGGCGTCGGCATTCTGGCGGCTACGGCCGTCTCGACGCTGCTGACCATGGTGGTGACGGCCCTGGTGTTCCGCTGGGCGGTCAAGCGTTTCGGGCCGCCCGAGCCGCAGCCGGAAACGGTCGAGGAGGCGGCGTCGTGA
- a CDS encoding LrgB family protein has protein sequence MKDLLTTPLFWLAMTLVVFEGADLMSRRSGRHPLCHPVLLATPVLIGLLLLTRTSYATYWSGTQALSFLLGPAVVGLAVPVWAQRDLIRRLALPIGLALMAGAITAVVSAVGVLALFGAPHEILASIAPRATTTPVAMAVAQQLGGIPALAAVIVLIAGVIGAMTATPLFNAMKVTDYRARGLAVGVSAHGFGAARAFQVDSTAGAFASLGMALNAVATATLLSVLTLLL, from the coding sequence GTGAAGGATCTGCTGACCACGCCGCTGTTCTGGCTGGCCATGACGCTGGTGGTGTTCGAGGGCGCCGACCTGATGTCGCGCCGCAGCGGGCGCCATCCGCTGTGCCATCCGGTCCTGCTGGCGACGCCGGTGCTGATCGGTCTGCTGCTGCTGACTCGCACGAGCTATGCGACCTATTGGTCGGGGACGCAGGCGCTGAGCTTCCTTCTGGGACCGGCGGTGGTGGGGCTGGCGGTTCCGGTCTGGGCCCAGCGCGATCTGATCCGGCGGCTGGCCTTGCCGATCGGCCTGGCTTTGATGGCGGGGGCGATCACGGCGGTGGTCAGCGCGGTCGGGGTGCTGGCGCTGTTCGGCGCGCCGCACGAAATCCTGGCCTCCATCGCGCCGCGGGCGACGACGACGCCGGTGGCCATGGCTGTGGCTCAGCAACTGGGCGGGATTCCCGCTCTGGCGGCGGTGATCGTGCTGATCGCCGGGGTGATCGGTGCGATGACGGCGACGCCGTTGTTCAACGCCATGAAGGTTACGGATTACCGCGCGCGGGGTCTGGCCGTCGGCGTCTCGGCGCATGGGTTCGGCGCGGCGCGGGCGTTCCAGGTCGATTCCACCGCAGGGGCCTTCGCCAGCCTGGGGATGGCGCTCAACGCCGTGGCGACGGCGACGCTGCTGTCGGTTCTGACGCTTCTTCTGTAA
- a CDS encoding cyclic nucleotide-binding domain-containing protein, with the protein MATVRPDTLAASLARIFEGRMIDRASWFALTGGEPLFAEGDPADTLYLLRSGRLGVFRLEADQPPHMLGVVKAGEPVGEMAMLAGTPHTATVVALRDSEILALPREAFFEAARTEPDLMVELSRLMIRRARERSSGASEPSVFGFVSARPRPIRAFVERICAAIQAMGFTCQVIDQSALASASEWFNRVEGDHDYVLYVAEQDQPAWANLCARQVDRMFVVGSALLAPPSSVPRRHGFGDGRRLTDLILLRDPRMRHPANTRVWLDALQPDRWFHCVEGLAGDAERIARVVTGTAVGLVLSGGGARAYCHIGAVKALQDARVPIDFAGGASMGAVVAAGPALGWDHERLDFEIRRAFVESDPLSNLAVPIIAMSRARKVAGLLQRAYGDIDLADLALPFFAVSSNLTSGRIEVHRSGLMRRAMRASIAIPGVLPPVVIDGQVLVDGAVLKNFPTSVMRQLNSGPIVGVDMSQTRGVDPQALENPPSWWKWILSGAWKSGPPIVSILMRSATITSDTEMEQARIDADVLVLPQVVGSDIRDWKTYDGPVATGYAAMTAALEALPCPVQRIRRCPPPAPVTEEASEPTAASPSPRR; encoded by the coding sequence ATGGCCACGGTTCGTCCCGATACGCTGGCGGCGTCGCTCGCGCGCATTTTCGAAGGTCGCATGATCGACCGGGCCAGTTGGTTCGCCCTGACCGGCGGCGAGCCGCTGTTCGCGGAGGGCGATCCGGCCGACACGCTCTATCTGCTCCGCTCAGGCCGGCTGGGCGTCTTCCGGCTGGAGGCGGATCAGCCGCCGCATATGCTGGGCGTGGTCAAGGCGGGCGAGCCGGTGGGCGAAATGGCCATGCTGGCCGGCACGCCCCACACCGCCACCGTCGTCGCCCTGCGCGACAGCGAAATCCTGGCCCTGCCGCGCGAGGCTTTTTTCGAAGCCGCCCGCACCGAGCCGGACCTGATGGTCGAACTGTCGCGCCTGATGATCCGCCGGGCGCGCGAGCGATCTTCCGGTGCGTCGGAGCCCAGCGTCTTCGGCTTCGTCTCGGCCCGCCCCCGCCCCATCCGCGCCTTCGTGGAGCGAATCTGCGCCGCCATCCAGGCCATGGGCTTCACCTGTCAGGTCATCGACCAGTCGGCCCTGGCCTCGGCGTCCGAATGGTTCAACCGCGTCGAGGGCGATCACGACTACGTCCTCTATGTCGCCGAACAGGATCAACCCGCCTGGGCCAATCTGTGCGCCCGCCAGGTGGATCGGATGTTCGTCGTCGGCAGCGCGCTTCTGGCCCCGCCGTCTTCCGTGCCGCGCCGCCATGGCTTCGGCGACGGTCGCCGGCTGACCGATCTGATCCTGCTGCGCGATCCCCGAATGCGCCATCCGGCCAACACCCGCGTCTGGCTGGACGCGCTTCAGCCCGACCGCTGGTTCCATTGCGTGGAAGGTCTGGCTGGCGACGCCGAGCGAATCGCCCGCGTCGTCACCGGCACGGCGGTTGGTCTGGTGCTGTCGGGCGGCGGCGCGCGCGCCTATTGCCACATCGGCGCGGTCAAGGCGTTGCAGGACGCCAGGGTGCCCATCGACTTCGCCGGCGGCGCCTCCATGGGAGCCGTGGTCGCGGCCGGCCCGGCCCTGGGCTGGGATCATGAGCGGCTGGATTTCGAAATCCGCCGCGCCTTCGTCGAGTCCGATCCCCTGTCGAATCTCGCCGTGCCGATCATCGCCATGTCGCGGGCGCGCAAGGTCGCGGGCCTGTTGCAGCGCGCCTATGGCGACATCGACCTGGCGGACCTGGCCCTGCCCTTCTTCGCGGTGTCGTCCAACCTGACCTCGGGCCGGATCGAGGTTCACCGCAGCGGCCTGATGCGCCGCGCCATGCGCGCCTCCATCGCCATTCCCGGCGTCCTGCCGCCCGTCGTCATCGACGGTCAGGTGCTGGTGGACGGCGCTGTGCTGAAGAACTTCCCCACCAGCGTCATGCGCCAGCTGAACAGCGGTCCCATCGTCGGCGTGGACATGTCCCAGACGCGCGGCGTCGATCCCCAGGCGCTGGAGAACCCGCCCTCCTGGTGGAAATGGATCCTGTCGGGCGCCTGGAAGAGCGGCCCGCCCATCGTCTCCATCCTGATGCGCTCAGCGACCATCACCAGCGACACCGAGATGGAACAGGCCCGCATCGACGCCGATGTCCTGGTCCTGCCCCAGGTCGTCGGCAGCGACATCCGCGACTGGAAAACCTACGACGGCCCCGTAGCCACCGGCTACGCCGCCATGACCGCCGCGCTGGAGGCCCTGCCCTGCCCGGTTCAGCGCATCCGCAGATGTCCGCCGCCCGCCCCCGTTACAGAAGAAGCGTCAGAACCGACAGCAGCGTCGCCGTCGCCACGGCGTTGA
- the serS gene encoding serine--tRNA ligase has translation MHDIRAIRENPQVYVAGWSSRGVDEADGLVADILRLDGELRHAQTTGQDALAKRNAASKLIGAAMGRKDMSEADRLKAEVEALKGDIAAAAEVEARVGKELRELVAAQKNLAAEGVPDGEDEAGNVEVSTWGEPRRSGPAKDHADLGEALGLLDFEAAAKMSGARFAVLKGQLARLERAVGQFMLDMQTDQHGYLEVNPPYLVRDEAMFGTGQLPKFEEDLFATGLKQRSLRDLVFEDRDVLIASNKQTSFLQLSDGETHADAVDRFLEWQIATIEAGRSSFEHGGSDRRFLIPTAEVSLTNLVRETILSEDELATPMRMTALTPCFRAEAGSAGRDTRGLIRQHQFSKVEMVSITRPEDSDAEHERMTGCAEAVLKALELPFRRMLLCKGDMGFSAQKTFDLEVWLPSQGTYREISSCSNCGDFQARRMDARFKRAGEKKTEFVHTLNGSGLAVGRTLVAIMETYQQEDGRIAVPAVLRPYMGGLEFVGGV, from the coding sequence ATGCACGACATCAGAGCCATTCGCGAGAACCCGCAGGTTTACGTGGCGGGCTGGTCGTCGCGCGGGGTGGACGAGGCGGACGGACTGGTCGCCGACATCCTGCGGCTGGACGGCGAACTGCGTCACGCCCAGACGACGGGGCAGGACGCCCTGGCCAAGCGCAACGCCGCCTCCAAGCTGATCGGCGCCGCCATGGGGCGCAAGGACATGTCCGAGGCGGATCGCCTCAAGGCCGAGGTCGAGGCGCTGAAGGGCGACATCGCGGCGGCGGCCGAGGTCGAGGCGCGGGTCGGCAAGGAATTGCGCGAACTCGTGGCGGCGCAGAAGAACCTGGCGGCCGAGGGCGTGCCGGACGGCGAGGACGAGGCGGGCAACGTCGAAGTCTCGACCTGGGGCGAGCCGCGTCGGAGCGGCCCGGCCAAGGATCACGCCGACCTGGGCGAGGCGCTGGGCCTGCTGGACTTCGAGGCGGCGGCGAAGATGTCGGGCGCGCGGTTCGCGGTGTTGAAGGGCCAGCTGGCGCGGCTGGAACGGGCCGTGGGGCAGTTCATGCTGGATATGCAGACGGATCAGCACGGGTATCTGGAAGTGAACCCGCCCTATCTGGTGCGCGATGAAGCGATGTTCGGCACGGGACAGTTGCCGAAGTTCGAGGAGGATTTGTTCGCTACGGGCCTTAAACAGCGCTCTTTACGAGACTTGGTATTTGAGGATCGCGATGTTCTAATCGCCTCAAATAAGCAGACGAGTTTCCTCCAGCTTTCTGACGGCGAAACGCACGCCGATGCGGTGGACCGCTTCTTGGAATGGCAGATTGCCACGATCGAAGCTGGACGTTCCAGCTTCGAGCATGGGGGATCTGATCGCCGCTTTCTCATCCCCACCGCCGAAGTCTCGCTGACCAATCTCGTGCGCGAGACGATCCTGTCCGAGGACGAGTTGGCGACGCCGATGCGGATGACGGCCCTGACGCCGTGCTTCCGGGCCGAGGCGGGGTCGGCGGGGCGCGATACGCGCGGGCTGATCCGTCAGCATCAGTTCAGCAAGGTCGAGATGGTGTCGATCACGCGACCGGAGGACTCGGATGCCGAGCATGAGCGGATGACGGGCTGCGCCGAGGCGGTGCTGAAGGCGCTGGAGCTGCCGTTCCGGCGGATGCTGCTGTGCAAGGGTGACATGGGCTTTTCGGCGCAGAAGACCTTTGACCTGGAGGTCTGGTTGCCCAGCCAGGGGACCTATCGCGAGATCAGCAGCTGCTCGAACTGCGGCGACTTCCAGGCGCGGCGCATGGACGCCCGGTTCAAGCGCGCCGGAGAGAAGAAGACCGAGTTTGTCCATACGCTGAACGGCTCGGGCCTGGCGGTCGGCCGGACGCTGGTGGCGATCATGGAGACCTATCAGCAGGAGGACGGCCGCATCGCCGTGCCCGCCGTGCTGCGTCCCTATATGGGCGGTCTGGAATTCGTGGGCGGAGTTTAA
- the surE gene encoding 5'/3'-nucleotidase SurE: MRILLTNDDGIEAEGLACLERIARTISDDVWVCAPAVEQSGKGRGITLTEPLRVLNLGEKRFAVTGTPTDCVVLAVNDLMPEKPDLVLSGVNRGHNIGEDVSYSGTVAGALQGMAFGIRSIALSQSLERFHDEVVAHWETAEEFAPAIIARLLAQKWAPGVVMNLNFPNRRPEEVDQVEVTTQGFRDVGEMHAVRRTDLRGRDYYWMSFRGEKREHAEGTDLRAIDEGRISVTPLHIDLTHMSSVHDLKKVLGGAPPKALARTSPAA; the protein is encoded by the coding sequence GTGCGGATTCTTCTGACCAACGACGACGGGATCGAGGCCGAGGGTCTGGCCTGTCTGGAGCGGATCGCGCGGACGATCAGCGACGACGTCTGGGTGTGCGCGCCCGCCGTCGAACAGTCGGGCAAGGGGCGGGGGATCACCCTGACCGAGCCTCTGCGCGTGCTGAACCTGGGCGAAAAGCGGTTCGCGGTAACGGGGACGCCGACCGACTGCGTCGTGCTGGCCGTCAACGATCTGATGCCTGAGAAGCCCGATCTGGTGCTGTCGGGCGTCAACCGGGGGCACAATATCGGCGAGGACGTCAGCTATTCCGGCACGGTGGCGGGGGCGTTGCAGGGGATGGCGTTCGGCATTCGCTCCATCGCCCTGAGCCAAAGCCTTGAACGGTTCCACGACGAGGTGGTGGCGCACTGGGAGACGGCGGAGGAATTCGCCCCCGCCATCATCGCCCGGCTGCTGGCCCAGAAATGGGCGCCGGGCGTGGTGATGAACCTGAACTTCCCCAACCGCCGGCCGGAAGAGGTGGATCAGGTCGAGGTGACGACGCAAGGGTTCCGCGACGTGGGCGAGATGCACGCCGTGCGTCGCACCGACCTGCGCGGGCGCGACTATTACTGGATGAGCTTCCGCGGCGAAAAGCGCGAACACGCCGAGGGCACGGATCTGCGGGCCATTGACGAGGGGCGGATTTCGGTCACGCCGCTGCACATCGACCTGACCCATATGTCCAGCGTCCACGACCTGAAGAAGGTGCTGGGCGGGGCGCCGCCGAAGGCCCTGGCCAGGACATCACCCGCCGCATGA
- a CDS encoding protein-L-isoaspartate(D-aspartate) O-methyltransferase, giving the protein MNLHDDRAGRLILSLRQQGVTEPRVLKAMESIDRAVFVHEKFLDQAWEDQALPIDCAQTISQPYIVGLMTQALDVQARHRVLEIGTGSGYQCAVLSRLARYVYSVERYRSLLVEAEARLRTLEIDNVITRHGDGGLGWAEQAPFDRIMVTAASPTEPTELLKQLKPHGVLVAPVGRTSVQMLHRYVGQGDGAFRRESLTEVRFVPLVEGTAKEG; this is encoded by the coding sequence ATGAACCTGCACGACGACCGCGCCGGCCGCCTGATCCTGTCGCTGCGTCAGCAGGGGGTCACGGAGCCGCGCGTGCTGAAGGCGATGGAGAGCATCGACCGGGCGGTCTTCGTGCACGAGAAGTTCCTGGACCAGGCGTGGGAGGATCAGGCCCTGCCGATCGACTGCGCCCAGACGATCAGCCAGCCCTATATCGTCGGCCTGATGACCCAGGCGCTGGACGTGCAGGCGCGGCACCGGGTGCTGGAGATCGGCACCGGCAGCGGATACCAGTGCGCGGTCCTCAGCCGGCTGGCGCGCTATGTCTATTCCGTCGAGCGCTATCGCAGCCTGCTGGTCGAGGCCGAGGCGCGGCTGCGGACGCTGGAGATCGATAACGTCATCACCCGACATGGCGACGGCGGGCTGGGGTGGGCCGAGCAGGCACCGTTCGACCGGATCATGGTCACGGCCGCCTCGCCGACGGAGCCGACCGAACTGCTGAAACAGCTCAAGCCGCACGGTGTGCTGGTCGCGCCGGTGGGGCGGACGTCGGTGCAGATGCTGCACCGCTACGTCGGCCAGGGCGACGGCGCCTTCCGCCGCGAAAGCCTGACCGAAGTGCGGTTCGTGCCCCTGGTCGAGGGGACGGCCAAGGAGGGGTAG